The genomic region CCTTTCCACTCGGCATAGAAGCCGGCGGAGCGCAGCTTGTCGCGGAACGGCGCGACCGCGGGCTGATTGAAGGTCAGGCCCTTGCCCGCGAGCTCCTGCTGCAGATTGGCATTGAGCTTGGCGGTATCCTCACGCTCCTTGAGCGCTGCGGCATTGATGTTCTTGGCGACGATGGTGCGCACATCCTCGGGCAGGCTGCTCCACGCCTTGCGATTGGCCAGGAACCAGAAGCCGTCCCACATGTGGTTGGTCAGCGAGCAGTATTTCTGCACCTCGTAGAGCTTGGCGGTCGAGATGATCGCCAGCGGGTTCTCCTGGCCCTCGACGATCCTGGTCTGCAGCGCGGAATAGACCTCGGCGAAATTGATCGAGGCGGGCGCCGCATCGAATGCCTTGAACATTGAGGTCCATAGCGGCGACACCGGCACGCGGATCTTGAAGCCCTTGAGATCGTCCGGATGGGTGATCGGCTTGCTCGACGACGTGGTCTGGCGGAAGCCGTTGTCCCAAATCTTGTCCATGACTTCGAGCCCGGCCTTCTTGATCTCGCCGCGGACAAAGGCGCCGAGATCGCCGTCCATCGCCTTCCAGACCGTGCCGTAGTCCG from Bradyrhizobium lupini harbors:
- a CDS encoding TRAP transporter substrate-binding protein, whose translation is MSFSRRTLLKASAATAVLGGLSAPHVARAQSAEFTYKYANNLPDTHPLNVRAKEMAAAIKAETGGKFDLQIFPNNQLGSDTDMLSQIRSGGVEFFTLSGLILSTLVPAASINGIGFAFPDYGTVWKAMDGDLGAFVRGEIKKAGLEVMDKIWDNGFRQTTSSSKPITHPDDLKGFKIRVPVSPLWTSMFKAFDAAPASINFAEVYSALQTRIVEGQENPLAIISTAKLYEVQKYCSLTNHMWDGFWFLANRKAWSSLPEDVRTIVAKNINAAALKEREDTAKLNANLQQELAGKGLTFNQPAVAPFRDKLRSAGFYAEWKGKYGDQAWDLLEKAVGKLS